The Ruania alba genome has a window encoding:
- a CDS encoding ABC transporter substrate-binding protein, translating into MITPSRRTVLGASAAAALAAALAGCSRSSTSDTSESGTAGGSESGGTSGPLQWWDHFQPLEGAMQGVFDTWADAGGGEVERTVYNPNEMGQALQLALGSDQMPAVFSNLTGIPPNALVDQELITPVTLDADAQAATDGRLFEGVHTFGGEVYAVPIFTHQQHSSLSWFDADAYEAAGGDPQATGVSWDDFRAVCRAITDSGQPAWVGTLAFTGRLEEQLVDLAQGAGANLAFNTAGVGAAEVTDAATGEYLYHGDGFLDALEFLKSLITDGVMLPASTSLDALEARARWAAGEAAIFFDGPWNAGVLAGQFPEFLPHVAVTNLPTPDGAGVTARGPSAGQFWQSAASGRPEDVSALFSLLAQPDFAQALALNMDQPPADLSVVAEADVDPVYTRAIEIFSQQCHLAPSPAVRNPGVGAVIAQMEEVRPTLGEIVQGYLGGDIDNARDALSTFSDSLTAERDRALDVVTGEGVEVSLDDWVFADYQLGTDFTPEQY; encoded by the coding sequence ATGATCACCCCGAGCCGACGCACCGTCCTCGGTGCTTCCGCCGCTGCTGCGCTGGCTGCGGCCCTGGCCGGTTGCAGCCGCTCCTCCACCTCTGACACCAGTGAATCCGGCACTGCCGGCGGATCCGAGTCCGGCGGTACCAGCGGGCCGCTGCAATGGTGGGACCACTTCCAGCCGCTCGAGGGCGCCATGCAGGGAGTATTCGACACCTGGGCCGATGCTGGTGGCGGCGAGGTGGAACGCACGGTCTACAACCCGAACGAAATGGGGCAGGCGCTCCAGCTCGCGCTCGGCAGCGACCAGATGCCCGCCGTGTTCAGCAACTTGACCGGGATCCCACCGAACGCGCTCGTGGACCAGGAGCTGATCACACCGGTCACACTGGACGCCGATGCCCAAGCCGCGACCGACGGACGACTGTTCGAGGGCGTCCACACCTTCGGCGGCGAGGTATACGCGGTGCCGATCTTCACCCACCAGCAGCACTCGAGCCTGAGCTGGTTCGACGCTGATGCCTATGAGGCGGCCGGTGGTGACCCGCAGGCGACAGGTGTGTCCTGGGACGACTTCCGTGCGGTGTGCCGGGCGATCACCGACTCCGGCCAACCCGCCTGGGTCGGCACTCTCGCCTTCACCGGTCGGCTCGAGGAGCAGCTCGTCGACCTCGCGCAGGGCGCGGGTGCGAACCTGGCGTTCAACACCGCAGGGGTGGGTGCCGCGGAAGTCACCGACGCTGCGACCGGTGAGTACCTCTACCACGGCGATGGGTTCCTCGACGCACTCGAGTTTCTCAAGTCGCTGATCACCGACGGTGTGATGCTGCCGGCCTCCACATCGTTGGACGCACTCGAGGCCCGCGCCCGCTGGGCGGCCGGGGAGGCCGCGATCTTCTTCGACGGCCCCTGGAACGCCGGCGTGCTTGCTGGTCAGTTCCCGGAATTCCTCCCCCACGTGGCGGTGACCAATCTGCCCACGCCCGACGGCGCCGGCGTCACTGCCCGCGGACCCTCAGCAGGTCAGTTCTGGCAGTCCGCTGCCTCGGGGCGCCCCGAGGACGTCAGTGCACTATTCTCCCTACTCGCTCAGCCGGACTTCGCGCAGGCCCTGGCGTTGAACATGGACCAGCCGCCCGCAGACCTGTCCGTCGTCGCCGAGGCCGACGTGGACCCGGTCTACACCCGCGCGATCGAGATCTTCTCCCAGCAGTGCCACCTCGCCCCTAGCCCGGCCGTGCGCAATCCAGGCGTCGGCGCGGTGATCGCCCAGATGGAGGAGGTGCGCCCCACCCTCGGCGAGATCGTTCAGGGCTACCTCGGTGGCGATATCGACAACGCGCGCGACGCGCTGAGCACCTTCAGCGACTCCCTCACGGCCGAGCGCGACCGTGCGCTGGACGTCGTGACCGGCGAGGGTGTCGAGGTCTCCCTCGACGACTGGGTGTTCGCCGACTACCAGCTCGGCACCGACTTCACCCCGGAGCAGTACTGA
- a CDS encoding carbohydrate ABC transporter permease, whose product MATLLTEERTPRRATPSAPRPAGPRRRVSWWVYVFVLPTVVLFGMYTVWPSISSIFYSMLEWRGLGVDRTFTGLANYERALADPLFWRSVGVTMLIIAVTVPVRVALALVLAIMLNNPKLPLATLLRTAFFIPVVATTAIVGIVMGFVLDPSSGPVNALLELVGLTPIDFLGSSDTALQSVMAVHIWKWLGITLIYWLAALQTVPLELYEAAEIDGAGTWGRFRHITLPLLMPFVVIITLLTVVETMQIFDLVLTMTGGGPFFSTLVTEVYIYEQAFAAANPNLGYAATLGVMFGILTVIVVGTMLLLARLARARQEARR is encoded by the coding sequence GTGGCCACACTGCTCACCGAAGAACGAACGCCGAGGCGAGCCACGCCGTCGGCCCCTCGCCCGGCCGGTCCACGCCGCCGGGTGAGCTGGTGGGTCTACGTCTTCGTGCTGCCCACCGTGGTGCTGTTCGGCATGTACACCGTCTGGCCGAGCATCTCCAGCATCTTCTACTCGATGTTGGAGTGGCGTGGCCTCGGGGTGGACCGCACATTCACCGGGCTGGCGAACTACGAGCGCGCGCTGGCCGACCCGTTGTTCTGGCGCTCGGTCGGCGTGACGATGCTCATCATCGCCGTCACCGTGCCCGTGCGCGTGGCGCTGGCCCTCGTGCTGGCGATCATGCTGAACAACCCGAAGCTGCCGTTGGCCACTCTTCTGCGAACCGCGTTCTTCATCCCCGTCGTGGCGACCACAGCGATCGTCGGGATCGTGATGGGCTTCGTGCTCGATCCCTCCTCCGGTCCGGTGAACGCCTTGCTGGAACTGGTCGGGCTCACCCCGATCGACTTCCTCGGCAGCTCGGACACGGCGCTGCAATCGGTGATGGCGGTCCACATCTGGAAGTGGCTGGGGATCACGCTGATCTACTGGCTCGCCGCATTGCAGACGGTCCCGCTGGAGTTGTACGAGGCCGCCGAGATCGACGGTGCCGGAACGTGGGGCCGGTTCCGGCACATCACCCTGCCGCTGCTGATGCCGTTCGTGGTGATCATCACGCTGCTCACCGTGGTGGAGACGATGCAGATCTTCGACCTGGTGCTCACGATGACCGGCGGCGGCCCCTTCTTCTCCACCCTGGTCACCGAGGTCTACATCTACGAGCAGGCGTTCGCCGCAGCGAACCCGAATCTCGGCTACGCCGCCACGCTCGGTGTGATGTTCGGGATCCTTACCGTGATCGTGGTGGGAACGATGCTGCTGCTGGCACGGCTGGCTCGCGCACGTCAGGAGGCCCGCCGATGA
- a CDS encoding carbohydrate ABC transporter permease: MKRTTSSTAEVASATDGAPGRRGLSRHTTRWIQTVILAVVALAWVYPLLWIVSASVKDAMGIFSSGLSLWPETWHWDNYSRAWDEAGFARYMLNSIIVTVGTVAIVVVRCAAAGYVIARYRFVGRRLLVGVLAATMFIPTGLFIVPVVELSDLLGLLNSHLGLILALAGGGHVAAVLLYAGFYAQVPKELEEAALMDGAGFLRTFFRIMLPLSGPITATVVVLTFLATWNNFFLPLVFTFSVPQNRTLAVGMLAFEGTNSTDWSGLAAAASLSLLPILLLFIVLQRHFVEGIAGAVKN, translated from the coding sequence ATGAAACGCACCACATCCTCGACGGCGGAGGTCGCCTCCGCCACGGATGGTGCACCCGGACGTCGTGGCCTGTCGCGCCACACCACGCGGTGGATCCAGACGGTGATCCTGGCCGTGGTCGCGCTGGCCTGGGTGTACCCGCTGCTGTGGATCGTCTCGGCCTCGGTGAAAGACGCGATGGGCATCTTCTCCTCGGGCCTGTCGTTGTGGCCTGAGACGTGGCACTGGGACAACTACTCCCGCGCCTGGGACGAGGCCGGGTTCGCCCGTTACATGCTGAACTCGATCATCGTGACCGTCGGCACGGTGGCGATCGTGGTGGTGCGTTGCGCCGCAGCCGGCTACGTGATCGCCCGGTACCGGTTCGTCGGACGGCGGCTGCTCGTCGGCGTGCTCGCAGCCACCATGTTCATCCCCACCGGGCTGTTCATCGTGCCCGTGGTCGAGCTCAGCGATCTGCTCGGGCTGCTCAACTCCCACCTCGGGCTGATCCTCGCCCTCGCCGGTGGTGGGCATGTGGCTGCGGTGCTGCTCTATGCCGGGTTCTACGCCCAGGTGCCCAAGGAGCTGGAGGAGGCAGCCCTGATGGATGGTGCCGGTTTCCTGCGGACCTTCTTCCGGATCATGCTGCCGCTGTCCGGTCCGATCACGGCCACCGTGGTGGTGCTGACATTCCTGGCCACCTGGAACAACTTCTTCCTGCCGCTGGTGTTCACCTTCTCGGTGCCGCAGAACCGCACGCTTGCCGTGGGGATGCTCGCCTTCGAGGGCACCAACTCCACCGACTGGTCCGGCCTCGCGGCCGCCGCCTCACTCTCGCTGCTGCCGATCTTGCTGCTGTTCATCGTGCTGCAGCGGCACTTCGTGGAAGGGATCGCCGGTGCCGTGAAGAACTAG
- a CDS encoding sulfatase family protein — MTRPNILLISTDQQRWDALGAAGNSHIRTPHLDRLAAQGARFTNCYVQSSVCAPSRASLMTSRYLHNHGLWANGVDINPDEQLFTRSLTDAGYDCGLVGKFHLGAAQYGRIEPRIDDGFRVFRWSHDPYVRSEANHYHSWLEEKFPGVLEETIATGGASAIDHLPTEQHYTHWIGEETIEYLTTGREKNKPFCFVVNFFDPHHGFGSPPEYRAQYDAASIPRPVTSDLSTKPAVYTDASKSSYAGSSRGFVDHTEDEIQDIIAHYYAMVTLVDDEVGRILDTLEAEGLAEDTIVIFTSDHGEMLGDHQMLLKGPMMFDCSLKVPLLVRWPEHIPAGTVRDELVEWIDLAPTLLAAAGVEAMPRQQGRDLAPLWRNDEPDEDAWEDRDWVLSEYRDSCWPYDPPVHTTMLRRGDWKIVVHHGPPSTARERDGELYDLANDPHEQINLWRTPEAAEKRLELERMLLDVLVATEDRSQPRLSEF, encoded by the coding sequence ATGACTCGCCCGAACATCTTGCTCATCAGTACCGACCAGCAACGCTGGGACGCTCTCGGCGCCGCCGGCAACTCCCACATCAGGACCCCGCACCTGGACCGGCTCGCCGCCCAGGGCGCCAGGTTCACCAACTGCTACGTGCAGTCGTCGGTGTGCGCGCCGTCCCGGGCGAGCCTGATGACGAGCCGCTACCTGCACAACCACGGACTGTGGGCGAACGGGGTGGATATCAACCCCGATGAGCAGCTCTTCACCCGGTCGCTCACCGATGCCGGGTACGACTGCGGACTGGTGGGCAAGTTCCACCTCGGAGCCGCCCAGTACGGACGCATCGAGCCGCGGATCGACGACGGGTTCCGCGTGTTCCGGTGGTCCCACGACCCGTACGTGCGCAGCGAGGCGAACCACTATCACAGCTGGCTCGAGGAGAAATTCCCTGGCGTGCTGGAGGAGACGATAGCCACCGGTGGCGCCTCGGCGATCGATCATCTGCCGACCGAGCAGCATTACACCCACTGGATCGGTGAGGAGACGATCGAGTACCTCACCACCGGGCGGGAGAAGAACAAGCCGTTCTGCTTCGTGGTGAACTTCTTCGACCCGCACCACGGGTTCGGGTCGCCGCCGGAGTACCGCGCGCAGTACGACGCCGCTTCGATCCCCCGGCCCGTCACGTCTGACCTGTCGACGAAGCCGGCGGTCTACACGGACGCGTCGAAGAGTTCCTATGCGGGATCCTCCCGCGGGTTCGTCGACCATACCGAGGACGAGATCCAGGACATCATCGCCCACTACTACGCGATGGTGACGCTGGTGGACGACGAGGTGGGGCGCATCCTGGACACGCTCGAGGCGGAGGGATTGGCCGAGGACACGATCGTGATCTTCACCAGCGATCACGGCGAGATGCTCGGTGATCATCAGATGCTGCTCAAGGGCCCGATGATGTTCGACTGCTCGCTCAAGGTGCCGCTGCTGGTGCGCTGGCCCGAGCACATCCCGGCCGGTACCGTCCGAGATGAGCTCGTGGAATGGATCGACCTGGCTCCGACGCTGCTCGCTGCCGCCGGGGTGGAGGCAATGCCGCGGCAACAGGGCCGGGACCTGGCACCCCTGTGGCGCAACGATGAGCCCGACGAGGATGCCTGGGAGGACCGGGACTGGGTGCTTTCGGAGTATCGGGACAGTTGCTGGCCCTACGACCCACCGGTGCACACCACCATGCTGCGCCGCGGTGACTGGAAGATCGTGGTGCATCATGGGCCGCCCTCGACCGCACGGGAACGCGACGGCGAACTGTACGACCTCGCGAATGACCCGCACGAGCAGATCAACCTCTGGCGTACCCCGGAGGCCGCTGAGAAGCGCCTGGAGCTCGAGCGGATGTTGCTGGACGTGCTGGTAGCCACCGAGGACCGATCGCAGCCGCGGCTCTCGGAGTTCTGA
- a CDS encoding ATP-grasp fold amidoligase family protein, which yields MGIDIVPQPLRRRLRRAVPPIAWRDEALAVQRERLDELRARVDERDGTIGDLRRKLRELERERVAERPPSFWSLLELLRAEATYAPAADPHRLTPLRQMPFKLRNYMLAQSHGIAHAEVLGVWSTAAEIDLADLSGRIVVKGDGGAGGQGVLLLDRAGDGGFTEIGTDRTYPADEIGPILGARHGVRPPFFAERFIQAGPGGPTVPVDVKFFSFYGEVGHALLRRVWPGAEGTTVEYRYVAADGTDLGEVMPGQRVAPDVPLPPDFAEMVQVARHLSRAVGLPFCRVDLYSGTDGPLLGEITRAPGGRRIYERHHDERLGRLWVAARARLSTDLARGRPFGALHGQYPVEALYPTRSAESPAFVPGEWPLVVADCQDWCTPQS from the coding sequence ATGGGCATCGACATCGTTCCGCAACCGCTCCGCCGTCGTCTTCGCCGTGCGGTGCCGCCGATCGCGTGGCGGGATGAGGCGCTCGCCGTCCAGCGGGAACGCCTGGACGAGCTACGTGCGCGTGTGGACGAGCGCGACGGCACGATCGGCGATCTTCGTCGGAAGTTGCGCGAGCTGGAGCGCGAGCGGGTCGCCGAGCGGCCGCCGTCGTTCTGGAGCCTCCTCGAGCTGCTCCGCGCCGAGGCCACGTACGCCCCGGCCGCCGACCCGCACCGGTTGACCCCGCTTCGGCAGATGCCGTTCAAGCTGCGCAACTACATGCTGGCGCAATCGCACGGGATCGCTCACGCGGAGGTGCTGGGGGTGTGGAGCACTGCCGCTGAGATCGATCTCGCCGATCTCAGCGGCAGGATCGTGGTGAAGGGAGACGGTGGTGCCGGCGGGCAGGGTGTGCTGCTCCTCGACCGTGCCGGCGATGGGGGCTTCACAGAAATCGGAACCGATCGGACGTACCCGGCCGATGAGATCGGCCCCATACTGGGTGCTCGTCACGGTGTGCGTCCACCGTTCTTCGCCGAGCGCTTCATCCAGGCGGGGCCGGGCGGGCCGACGGTTCCCGTCGATGTGAAGTTCTTCAGCTTCTACGGAGAGGTCGGGCACGCGCTGTTGCGGAGGGTGTGGCCCGGCGCCGAAGGCACGACTGTGGAGTACCGGTACGTCGCAGCGGACGGTACGGACCTGGGTGAGGTCATGCCGGGGCAGCGGGTCGCTCCGGATGTTCCGCTACCCCCGGACTTCGCGGAGATGGTGCAGGTCGCGCGCCATCTCTCTCGTGCCGTGGGCCTGCCGTTCTGCCGGGTCGACCTGTACTCCGGCACTGATGGTCCGCTGCTCGGGGAGATCACCCGAGCACCCGGCGGGCGCCGCATCTATGAGCGGCACCACGATGAGCGCCTCGGCCGGCTATGGGTGGCGGCCCGCGCCCGGTTGTCGACCGACCTGGCCCGGGGGCGTCCGTTCGGTGCGCTGCACGGGCAGTACCCGGTCGAAGCGCTCTACCCCACGAGGAGCGCCGAGTCGCCCGCGTTCGTCCCGGGGGAGTGGCCGCTGGTCGTGGCGGACTGCCAGGACTGGTGCACACCGCAGTCGTGA
- a CDS encoding cation diffusion facilitator family transporter — protein MARRHQDKPESPGHDHGGHGHDHAVTATNENKRRLQLVLGITFTVMLAQAVGAWISGSLSLLADAGHMLTDSAGVAIALLAATLAQRPSTDTRTFGWQRAEVLAALVNATILCTVGVLVIREAFLRWGDTPEIQSGVMLWVAVGGALANTASLLILVKARGESLNLRGAYLEVFGDLVGSLAVIAAAIVIMTTGYVRADAIASFAIGALILPRAISLLKDVADVLLESTPRGMDLGQVRKHILELPAVSDVHDLHAWTITSGVPVMSAHIVLDVDELDPELECATLDALGECLEGHFDVSHCTFQLEPAGHTRHEHSIHA, from the coding sequence ATGGCGAGACGACACCAAGACAAGCCCGAATCACCCGGGCACGACCACGGCGGACACGGGCACGACCACGCCGTGACGGCGACCAACGAGAACAAGCGACGCCTGCAACTCGTTCTCGGGATCACGTTCACCGTGATGCTGGCCCAGGCCGTCGGTGCGTGGATCTCCGGCTCCCTCTCCCTGCTCGCCGATGCCGGTCACATGCTCACCGACTCGGCGGGTGTCGCCATCGCGCTGCTCGCTGCCACCCTGGCCCAGCGCCCCTCCACCGACACCCGCACCTTCGGATGGCAGCGCGCCGAGGTGCTCGCTGCCCTGGTCAACGCCACGATCCTGTGCACCGTCGGCGTGCTGGTGATCCGCGAGGCATTCCTGCGGTGGGGCGACACACCGGAGATCCAGAGCGGGGTGATGCTGTGGGTGGCCGTCGGTGGTGCGCTCGCGAACACCGCCTCCCTGCTGATCCTGGTCAAGGCCCGCGGGGAGAGCTTGAACTTGCGCGGCGCCTACCTCGAGGTGTTCGGCGACCTGGTCGGCTCCCTGGCCGTGATCGCCGCCGCCATCGTGATCATGACGACCGGCTACGTACGTGCGGACGCGATCGCCTCGTTCGCCATCGGAGCCCTGATCCTGCCTCGGGCGATCTCCCTGCTCAAGGACGTGGCGGACGTACTCCTGGAGTCCACCCCACGGGGAATGGACCTGGGGCAGGTACGCAAGCACATCCTCGAACTGCCCGCCGTCAGCGACGTGCACGACCTGCACGCCTGGACGATCACGTCCGGCGTCCCGGTAATGTCGGCCCACATCGTCCTGGACGTCGACGAGCTCGACCCCGAGCTCGAGTGCGCCACGCTCGACGCGCTCGGCGAGTGCCTCGAAGGACACTTCGACGTCTCGCACTGCACGTTCCAGCTCGAGCCGGCAGGGCACACCCGCCACGAGCACTCCATCCATGCCTGA
- a CDS encoding amidohydrolase yields the protein MPERATDLVELRRTFHARPELGFLEIETAARVIAELDGHVDDLQWGEPVCDLAGLAGLPSPDDLTTARERARGSGVPDPLIEDLGYGATAVLARVRGTRPGPVVAIRFDMDALPVTESDDDAHVPTALGFASANPGLMHACGHDCHVAVGITLGRRLAANRDFPGEVVLLFQPAEEGVRGARAMVAAGATDGVDVMLGMHVGIDLPAGTVAAAAEGVLATEKWRCHFTGRPSHAALAPHEGRNALLGAATATLGLHALPPVSGAVTRVNVGRLVAGTSANVIAAEAVLDTEIRASDDGVLADLSRRGHAVIDGAATAHGLTAEVEVTGASAVARCDAEVVEAVLSAAADVPAIEEARRTAPMTASDDVTLFMAEVQRTGGQATFVLVGGGSPAPHHTSRFDIDESALPVALDLLEGAVRAGL from the coding sequence ATGCCTGAGCGCGCCACCGACCTGGTGGAGCTGCGCCGCACGTTCCACGCCCGGCCGGAGCTGGGTTTCCTGGAGATCGAGACCGCCGCCCGGGTCATCGCGGAGCTCGACGGGCACGTGGACGACCTGCAGTGGGGCGAGCCAGTCTGCGACCTCGCCGGCCTGGCGGGCCTACCGAGTCCGGACGACCTGACTACCGCCCGGGAGCGCGCCCGCGGCTCCGGCGTGCCGGATCCGTTGATCGAGGACCTGGGGTACGGGGCGACGGCGGTACTCGCCCGGGTACGCGGCACCCGGCCCGGTCCCGTGGTCGCCATCCGGTTCGACATGGACGCCCTGCCCGTGACCGAGTCCGACGACGACGCGCACGTCCCCACCGCACTCGGGTTCGCCTCCGCCAACCCGGGCCTGATGCATGCCTGCGGGCACGACTGTCACGTCGCGGTGGGGATCACCCTGGGGCGCCGCCTGGCCGCGAACCGGGACTTCCCGGGTGAGGTGGTGCTCCTGTTCCAGCCGGCCGAGGAAGGTGTGCGCGGAGCCCGGGCGATGGTGGCCGCTGGGGCGACGGACGGTGTGGACGTGATGCTCGGGATGCACGTCGGGATCGATCTGCCCGCCGGGACCGTCGCCGCCGCCGCCGAGGGCGTGCTGGCCACCGAGAAGTGGCGCTGCCATTTCACCGGACGCCCCTCGCACGCCGCCCTGGCTCCGCACGAGGGGCGCAATGCGCTACTCGGTGCCGCGACTGCGACGCTCGGCCTGCATGCTCTCCCGCCCGTCTCCGGGGCCGTCACGCGGGTGAACGTGGGCCGGCTCGTCGCCGGGACGAGCGCCAACGTCATCGCTGCGGAGGCGGTGCTCGACACTGAGATCCGGGCCAGCGACGACGGCGTGCTGGCGGACCTGTCCCGCCGCGGGCATGCGGTGATCGACGGAGCGGCCACCGCGCACGGCCTCACGGCCGAGGTGGAGGTCACCGGTGCATCGGCGGTCGCCCGGTGCGATGCCGAGGTCGTCGAGGCGGTACTCAGTGCGGCCGCCGACGTCCCCGCTATCGAGGAGGCCCGGCGGACGGCACCGATGACGGCGAGCGACGACGTCACCCTCTTCATGGCCGAGGTACAGCGCACCGGCGGCCAGGCCACCTTCGTCTTGGTCGGGGGCGGCAGCCCGGCCCCGCACCACACGAGCCGGTTCGACATCGACGAGTCCGCCCTGCCGGTGGCGCTCGACCTCCTCGAAGGTGCGGTGCGGGCCGGTCTGTGA